Below is a genomic region from Sander vitreus isolate 19-12246 chromosome 15, sanVit1, whole genome shotgun sequence.
gcaacctgtctgaaagttgtaagtcttctggtagctgtgccaagagaaatctcaatcattccgaatattacagagacggagagcgtaggtatatgtaatgagataacatagacactaTTCATtagtcttcccctaccatcctgcaacaaaaaaaaactcgcCGCCCTCCAAAATGACAAAAGTTGTTGTGTTGTCTGTGCGAGGCCAGCGAAGAGCAGGTTTACCCCGGATCATGTGGTTTTAGGGTTGTCAGTCAACTGACCAAATCATAATTAAAAATctgtttaaatatattttcccTTTAGTAAATACTTAAAATTAgattaattaaaaattaaaacttcTAGGCCACTTGTCTTTTGTGAAGCCTCAGAAAACATTGGAAATAGGCCTACTTTAAGTTCTAGAGTCTAGAAGAAGGACAAACAGGTTCCAATTATATTGAAATGTGCAAAAGTACTTTATTGTAATTTTAGACATACATGAGGCATACGAAAAGGCATTTAGACTTGCCTCTTCATATGCCTCATGTAtgtctaaatgtattcataatATGATTTCTGCCATTTTCTGCAATATAATAAATTAAACCCATGACAGATTTTAACctacaaaacaaatacatccatttataaagaaaacaatcaacaatgtcCTAAGCAAGGACatctggggcctgttgcacaaaaccaggataagggtttaagccgggatattcaatttatcctggatgaatttagctttgatttggttgcacaaaagcaggttgaattaaacccagccaaatAACCATGGAGatgtattctttgcagctagcctaCTCCACAGCAGGCTAACAGCtgggctaagattaatcctggagtctgatgtgttgaaacagctgctgctctgatccgaaataaacgtgtttaacagttattccgttgttTTCtcaatgtgttctgctttatttttattaacatgcattacttgtcactattgcggtcacaagtttgatttaaatcctactattgcagttgtttggatggtaagAAATTGTTGTACATgcaccggagataaagtgggacaatgcggaggaaaggggcttttcctccgctgctctcccAGTCAATATGCCCCGTGCAAcatggagaggcggggggaggcagggggatcctcccacaccgtgcagcggactctaaaggagacttttagcttcaataacgacgacaatggcacctgaccaaacgtccgtatttttcgagatgggagtgagaatgtgttggaatgccacaaaggCTTCttagtctttttattttggtgccgtcacgcatcttggagcttgggagtgagaaaaaaacatgaataataggctatattgttttacagatatgcttacagtgtgtattgaagtcacttacttctttttctagtttttgtccagacATGTTTGTgctgtatgaacattaattgtagaaagatatttagaattatagcttatatagatttgtggatatggttgtaaaacatattctctcattatgaataagggtttgaaattaagcctagtccttagggtaaattgcccgaggaacatgaattccctctgctcacttttaaggcaaagtaggctaaataatacattttatttatatagtgctttacagacactttacagtaaaaccagcacatttagcacataaaaacagatacagcaataaaaccaacacaaaacaagcatattaaaagcaattaaaactttgtaaaaatgtggagtgactagtaggccctaagtagatctttttaaatccttacgcattgttttgtctgttggactttttctctctgtctgataacaacagccgtattttcctttttgcatattatgtttcacctcctgtaattttccattaacagctgctgctcagcaggtgaaacatatgccgcacgcgtcttctccatttctgcatcagtaaatctgtgatcgataccgtggtctatttaagaaagccgtgaacgtgcgtttatcccagctatctacacctggcttgacatagcttcactttctcatcctggctcggcaaacgtgcaaccgattaagccgcgatgaccagaccacactaagtcaagctgcgctttttcagttatcctggatttcttcattctacttttgtgcaacaggtcCCTGCTGGCTGCTCAGTATGTTATGCATCATGCAACGTATCCTCATACAAAAGTTTGTATATTTTTGAGCGTTTAGGCTGCGTATCAGAAATGATCTCCGAACAAGTTAACACGTCTGAAAATGCATATCACATGACTAGTTGCATACATTGGGCATGTGCATGCCGGtgtaaacagaaaacattgtcTAACGTTCCTCCTGCGGTAGAAAATCATGAATGTACAAGTTGAAATTGCAGAAAATactggagaaagaacaacattgGCAAAAAGAAAGaccagggatttatttgcttggaccGACGTAGAGGTGGAACCATTACTGAAACGTATGTAAGcctaacaaataaaaacataatagtgtggatgtagcctaagTCAGCATTGACTTTTGCTTTTACATGGTACACACGCATAGGTCTGATGGGTAATACTCCTGTgtctgtttgacccatccatccaccctgacctcctccctacgtggaGTTTATTGCTCTTTATACTACGGCACCTGACTAAATCTTGAGAGGCAGCTACGTCCTGGCTCACAATTATGTtggttatatacagtattacatgtaaacagtaaatgagaacagcctgctcTGTGTGAGGGTGAGTAAAACAATATTCATGCCATTGGCACATGTAGTCATAATGCCACGCTCCTCTCTTCTTCATTGGCAACTGACGGCACACAGCTCATGAGGTGAAGGGGCGAGGATGAAGCCCACAGCTGGTGTCAGATCCAGTTCATCCTCTGTAACTCCAGGTGGAGGAGTGAAACGAAAGTGCTGGAGGAGGGCAGTGAAGAAGAGGAAAAGCTCCATCCTAGCCAGACTTTCCCCAAGACACACCCTGCGACCTGCGAGAACAAAAAGTTGCTGTGAGTTAAACTGGAACACATCTTTAGAATTGTAAAATATCTATATAAAAGTTGTTGTACCTGCAGAAAAGGGCATGAAGGCGTCTCTCCTGATAAATGTACCCCTCTTATCCAGGAAGTGCGAAGGGTTGAAGGTGTGTGGGCTCTCCCACTCGCTCTCATCATGCAGGACAGAAGTAAGAAGAGGAAACACAGTAGTcccctgaagaaaaaaaagaagagagcaaGGTGTATCATATCAAATCATGGAACCAAAGCAGACAAAAGAAATTatcttacaaaaacaaaatgtgtgggCGACTGACCTCTTTGATAAAGTAGCCCTGGAAGGTGACGTCTCGGCTGGTTTTGTGAGGAATGGACATGGGGACAATGTTGGCCAGTCTCTGTGTCTCATGGATGACAGCATCAGTGTACGGCAGGTTCATCCTGTCCTCTAGTCGGACCTGTCGGCTACCGACCACCCTGCTCAGTTCTGCCTGGACCTGGTCTGGACTCACATAAAATCAGATAAATATGAGTCCACTTTATCCCAATTTTACACTGAAAAAGCGGAATTTCACCAGATACGTATGTGGGTATGTTTTTGCACCTTGGAAATGAGGGTACTTGGCCATAAAAAGTAAACACCACTGAAGTGTATTTCCTGTAGTATCAGTCCCAGCGGCAAACAGATTCATCACACTGTCAACCAGGTTGTCATCATGATAGTGTGAATCCTTGATTTCAGACTCCTAGTATAACATACAAAAAAGAGGGATTCTATGCAATGAGTTAGCCAGTGATAAGAACATTAAGCTATTGAACAACCCCTGCAGCTTCAAGCAACATTATATAAAATCAAGGTAGACACAAATGAGTTTTTAAAAACTGTTGAATTTACATTTGTTGGTACTTTATCTGCCTGGGGGTAACACCTCATACTCTGAGGGGAGAATATGAGATGGGTCAAACgatattctctgtgcttgcctgggAACAGACTGCTCGTATATTGACTGGAGGGACTTGTGTTCATTCCTCCCCATAACCTTCATGGCAGTCCGTACCAAACTAGCAAGCTTAGATTTTAACTGTACAGAGAGATTGCAATACCATGCTTACTTCCCATATCCGATCTCTAATACAGCCTGGTAGAATAAAAACTTTCTTCATGCACCCCATACACCCCGAGTCTGCATAAAAAGTATAATCTCTGCTGTAAACAAGAACACAAACTTTCAACATGGGCCTTCCTGCTAAATGTGTTGTCCAAGTGAACGTCAAAGGAACTTGTAGGAGCTGACCTGACTGATCTTTGATCCCCCACTGACTGACCCTCCGTACCATCTCCTCAGTTCTTCATTTAAAACGAGAGGGTTGACATCACACCACGGCACAAATCTCCATGTATTTaggacttgtgttcttgtgcaATATGCCGAGGATATTAGTTTCAtcggaacattttaaaatgtgattctAGAGTGGCTATTTGTACACCAATTTGTGTAGAATGTAACAAGAACTGGTGAGCTGACAACCATGTGAGGCACCTTGGTTGATTGATCTGGAGTCTGAAAGGGTACTTAATTATAATTTGGAATGGCTCTAGTACAGGACTGACCTCTGCCTGAGTACAGAAACCATGCATTTTTTAAGGCATTTCTTCACAATCAAAGTTGAAGCCACAGTTGAGCATCATTTTCAGTAGGGCAATGTTTTGTAACTGGaatgatggattttttttccacagaccCCTGGGCACCATGCTGGGGTTAGCACTTCTGTACGGTTTTTTAGAGAAAAGCACAGATGTCATCTGGGCCTGTGGATTTCTTTGTGCATACATctaaaaaacattaataacagACAAAGAGTGGATTCACTGGAGTTAGATAGCTCACCTCCACATTTAGCTTACGGCTCAGGAATGCATCAACAAAGCATCTGCACATCTCAGGGTTCAGAGTCTCCTTCAGGTCAGCTATTAAGCTTTTTATATCCTCCCTGTTGGCCTCCACATTCTTCATCGCATCCCTCCAGTTTTTAAGAAAAGGGCCCAGCCAAGGAAACATGTTGTACATCTGTAATGgagcacaacacaaacaaacaatctaaTGTATGTAAGATACACCTTTATTGTGACATTATGACAGCCATGAGATCTTAAGCCCATGCAatcagtgttttcattttacttttggttgttaaacattaaataaaaataacacttCGTTTTACGAGTTTAATAATTTTCAACAGGATTTCTCAGAAACAATTATGAAATTGGTTCTAATTGTAATTATATGTATAATTTAAGACAATAAAATGGGAGCCGTTCAGTTGGTACcctttcaaaaaaataattcaaactCATTTACatgcaaaaatgtaaacataacacagggaaattataaataatgaataattattcagaATACAGTTTCCAATAAACAAATATTGACTTAAGGAATTTCCTATTTTCCTTATTGTTAGTACCAAATTACACTGTTCTTTCCAGGAAACGTCTCAGGAAATTATAAATTAGATAATTAAAACAAGTAAATTAACAACCTGCAAATTTAAGTTATCAAATATTTAATGTGACTACAACAGCAATACAATTCAACTATTAAGTTTAAACAAGTCTGTCATATGCGCAGCATTGTAAAATGTCCTTGTAATAATCAGAAGTCCCTCAATCTGACATCACTCTATAGTACCAGGATGGATGCTGATCCAGTCAGATGGATGGTCTCGTTGTCTCTCTCCACCATAGTTTGGAAGACAGGGTCTTTGTATTCAaaccgctttccaaacatgaTAGCTGATATAATATTTGAAGTTGCGTTATTAACTGTCTGGGCGTTGTTGAAGGGTTTACCTGAGAGAAAAAGAGTTAGACAGTAAGTGTAAGGGAATGCTGTCTAAACCTGTGCAGTGCTTTAAGAGATAATGTTACCCTTATGTTTCTCAAATTCTTCAATCAGGTAGCAACATTCCTCAATGATCTTCTCTTCACTAATCCTTTTGCCCATCCCAAATTCTCTCAGTGTAGTTAGAGCAAAACGTCTCATTTCTTTCCACGAGTCACCATTGGTAAATAGTATACCTGGAAACAAAAGTCATTGTCTTCTTTAGAGTAGGGCAAAAGGAAGttacaaaaccaaaaaataaataaaataaaaaaaataaaatacactcaAATCCATTCTTACCATTTCCTTTGTTGAAATCATGGAATATGGGAGTGACCTCTCGGTCTCCAAACTCCTCAGCATGGTTGACCAGAGCCTGTTTGACTGTCCTGTATCCTGCCAGGACCACCACCTTCTTCGGTCCCAAGTAGACTGTGAACACTGGTCCATATTTTTTGGACAGCTAAAAAGATGGAGGAAGGTAAAAGTGAGATTCCCAGTCCTATATAAGAGATGTAATTTAATGGAATTCACTGACCAatacaaacataaacataatgaaCAAAGAACCACATTGTTTAAGACAGACATTACTCACATCAACAAGGGATATGTCGAGGTTATTGAGATCCACCTGAAGCAAGTTACCAAGcaggggaagaggagaaggTCCTGGAGGCTCCCTCTGCTTGTCTTTGGAGCTGAAGCTGGAGTTAAAAAGGCGGAGGACCAGCAGGCCCACAATGGCCACCAACAGGGAGACTGAAGTGGAGGACTGGAAAAGATCTTCCAACATGACTGTACTTCACCTGGACCTGACTCGTTTGAGGAAACCTTTTCACTGAAAAGCTGCTTTCAAAGTTAAATGATACTTCTGGTTGTCACAACCAAAGCTTCTGGTTTCAACCTGTTTGAAATGTTGATGTTAACCTCTCTGAGAGAGGCGGTAGAGAATCCCCACCTCCTTTTACAAAGGCTGCACCAATCACACTTATCTCACCTCAGGTGTGAATAAGCAGGTCAGCCAgccaattaaatattttatcaAACTGTCAGTCATGATTAAACAATTCAACTGCAAGATCTGGACAAAGCAGGCAGGAAAATTGAAGAATAGAGCCAGAAAAACAAGAATATGCAAGAGGCTTTTGAGTCATGGAGGATACTTATATGTAAAAGCTTAGAACCTGAAACCctgttttattgcttttttctaCAAACACAATGCTGACAGACTTCCCTTATCCTGTGTGAATGCGCCGCACGAAACAGACGTGGAGGGttaatttctaaatcacatgatGTCCCCTGGTAATACTAGTCCCTCGCAAACAGGGCTTAAGTTAAATTATGGTGTCGCAAAATGTGCATTTTGTGCTTTCAATTAGTTTAGAAGGAGACAAAGTCTTTATTCCTTTTCATATGGCATGTTGAATAAATTACTAGGAAGAACTCTAATCTCAGATATCTACAATCCAATTGTTACTAGTAATAATTTTAATATCAGATatccaaaatgagaaaaacattcCAGATATACATACTCATTTTTGAtaactaaaatacattttgtccaGTACATATGTTATCACGGATATCCACAATTGCCATTACGACGattaaaaatgcaatttcagaTATCTACAATTAGAATTATGACTAGAAACAATGCAATTGCAGATATCCACAAATGTATTGTGGATATCGGTTTTCCATTTTGGATATCTAAAATGAAAATtagtacatttaaatatatcttAAATGTAATTACAAATAGTAGTGTGTTTCAATTTCATGTTAAAACGGCTTACCATAGACGCAGAGCATGGTTTAGTCTTAATGATTAATCAAAGCGCTTTTActtagtacaggaaccattcactattcacacactgtggccgaggctgccgtacaagtgcatcagataaacattcacacatttacactccgatggcgcagcatcaggagcaatttggggatcagtgtcttgcccaaggacacttcgacatgggactgagGGCAAGGaattgaaccaccaaccttccaatTGGTTGGCAAccactctaccacctgagccacagctgcccaTGTGTACACCGCTTTTGGCTACCTCTTTATCTTATTGGTTGTCCTTTACAAGGTCAGTGGCAACAaggtcaaaatgaaaataatttgaactttgagcggTAGAGCAGAGCTTTAACGGGCGTGTGCCTGGGTGGGTGTGAGTAtgcttgagagagagagagagagagagagagagagagagagagagagagagagagagagagagagagagaggagaagaaaaggtgGAGGACAGTGAAAATAAAGAGTTTTTATCTTAACTACATTTTAGTGGCAACTTTTTTGGTCAACGATATTGCATGTTGATATTGCCACAGTAAGCGTTTAATGACGGCAGTGCTGTCTCGTCTCGTCATTATTATCGTTAATGAATTTAACTCTTCAGAAGTAGGCCTACTCAGCCTTTATTGTGCCATCGCTTAGTTTCAttcatattaataaatattcaacACTGTgcaaactgctccaaattccaaacGCCAAGTTAATTGGGTACCCAGCAATACACCCacaccaagtgtgaagtagatcagATGAACGGTTCTcgagatatttaaaaaataacagacacacacacagacagagggtCCTTGCTTTATAGTCAGAGTTGACAGatgggggaaagagagagaggagtatAGCATGTGTATCAATTGAACACAGGTTATATGGCATGCACTGTAACCACTCGGCTATCAAGATGTTCCAGTGTCTATGTGATTATTAACCAGCTGTACATTTCCGCTTTGTTTAAACTCAAACATGCAAAATATGACTTAATGTCTGTACATCTTCATATTTCCTTAAAATGCCATTGCAGACGGGAAAGATTAACAAGCCTCATGTCTCTCCTTACCTTGTATACGTGGATATTTAGCCAAACAGGTTTGTTACTGTAAATATCAAGTTCTTCTCATTGTAGTGAGTGTCCATAACTCAAGTGTCCTAAAA
It encodes:
- the LOC144530769 gene encoding cytochrome P450 2K1-like, coding for MLEDLFQSSTSVSLLVAIVGLLVLRLFNSSFSSKDKQREPPGPSPLPLLGNLLQVDLNNLDISLVDLSKKYGPVFTVYLGPKKVVVLAGYRTVKQALVNHAEEFGDREVTPIFHDFNKGNGILFTNGDSWKEMRRFALTTLREFGMGKRISEEKIIEECCYLIEEFEKHKGKPFNNAQTVNNATSNIISAIMFGKRFEYKDPVFQTMVERDNETIHLTGSASILMYNMFPWLGPFLKNWRDAMKNVEANREDIKSLIADLKETLNPEMCRCFVDAFLSRKLNVEESEIKDSHYHDDNLVDSVMNLFAAGTDTTGNTLQWCLLFMAKYPHFQDQVQAELSRVVGSRQVRLEDRMNLPYTDAVIHETQRLANIVPMSIPHKTSRDVTFQGYFIKEGTTVFPLLTSVLHDESEWESPHTFNPSHFLDKRGTFIRRDAFMPFSAGRRVCLGESLARMELFLFFTALLQHFRFTPPPGVTEDELDLTPAVGFILAPSPHELCAVSCQ